The Streptomyces sp. NBC_00306 sequence GAAGCGGGGAGCTGGACGCGGTGGTTCTCGCCGCCGCCGGGCTCCACCGCATCGGAAGGATCGAGGAGGCGACCGACTTCCTGTCGGTCGACTTCGTCCTGCCGGCCCCCGGCCAGGGGGCCCTGGCGATCGAGTGCACCGCACAGAACGCGGAACTCGCCGCCGTACTCGCCGAGCTCGACGACCCGTACACCCGGGTCGCCGTGACCGCCGAGCGTTCCCTGCTCGCCGCCCTGGAGGCCGGCTGCAGCGCACCTGTGGGTGCGCTTGCCGACCTGTTGGCCGACGGACAGGTTGTCACCGAAATGCGCCTGCGCGGCGTCGTCGGCACCACCGACGGCTCGACGCTGGTGCAGCTGTCCACCACCGGTCCCGTACCCACGTCGCACGGCGACGCCATCGCGCTCGGTCGCGAACTCGCGTCCGAGATGCTCGCCAAGGGTGCGGCCGGTCTTATGGGGGAGCGAGCACTTTGAGCCCCATCGCCAATCCGACTTCGGCGTTCTCGGCACACGGGCACGTCACTTTCCTCGGCGCCGGTCCCGGCGACCCCGGACTGCTGACACTGCGCGCCGTCGAGGCACTCGCGGGAGCCGACGTACTGATCGCCGAGCCGGATGTACTCGACGTCGTACGCGGCCATGCGCGGGCGAGCGTGAGCACGCCTGAACTGACGGTTGTTGACGATGCGTCAACAGCCGCCGGAATCCCCGTACTCAGGGATGCGGCCAATCTTGTCATGGAGGCCGCGCGCGGCGGCAAGCGGGTCGTCCGTGCCGTGACCGGTGATCCGGGACTGGACACCGACACAGGTCAGGAGATGCTGGCCTGCGCCGCGGAGGGAATTCCCTTCGAGGTCGTGCCCGGTGTCGCCACCGCGGTGGGCGTACCCGCGTACGCCGGTGTACCGCTGCGCGACGCCCAGGGCACGGACGTCCGGTTCGTCGACGCCCGTACCGCGAGTGAGCGGTGCTGGACCGAGATCGGCGCCAGCGACGGGACGGTCGTCGTCTCCAGCACGCTCGAGACCGTCGCCGCGGCGGCGGGCGAGCTGGTGGCCGCGGGCCGCAAGCCCGACACCCCGCTGACCGTGACGGTCGCCGGTACGACGACCCGTCAGCGGACCTGGACCGCGACGCTCGGCACGATCGCGCAGACCCTCAAGCAGGCGAAGGTGCTGCCTTCGCCCGAGGGGCACCGGTCCGTCATAGCCGTGGTCGGTGAGCGCAGCTCGGCTGCTCAGCGCGACCAGCTCGCGTGGTTCGAGTCCAAGCCGCTGTTCGGCTGGAAGGTGCTCGTGCCGAGGACCAAGGAGCAGGCGGCGTCGCTCTCCGACCAGCTTCGTTCCTACGGCGCGGTGCCGCACGAGGTGCCGACGATCGCCGTGGAGCCGCCGCGGACGCCGCAGCAGATGGAGCGGGCGGTCAAGGGGCTCGTCACCGGACGGTACGAGTGGATCGCCTTCACCTCGGTGAACGCGGTCAAGGCGGTCCGGGAGAAGTTCGAGGAGTACGGGCTCGACGCGCGTGCCTTCGCGGGCATCAAGGTCGCGGCGGTCGGCGAGCAGACCGCGGCGGCGCTGGTCGACTTCGGTGTGAAGCCCGACCTGGTGCCGAGCGGTGAGCAGTCGGCGGCGGGTCTGCTGGAGGACTGGCCGCCGTACGACCCGGTCTTCGACCCGATCGACCGGGTGTTCCTGCCGCGCGCGGACATCGCGACGGAGACGCTGGTCGCGGGCCTCATCGAGCTGGGCTGGGAGGTCGACGACGTCACGGCCTACCGGACCGTGCGGGCGTCGCCGCCGCCGGCGGACACGCGTGAGGCGATCAAGGGCGGCGGGTTCGACGCGGTGCTGTTCACGTCGTCCTCGACGGTGCGGAACCTGGTCGGGATCGCGGGGAAGCCGCACAACGTCACCGTGATCGCGTGCATCGGTCCGGCGACCGCGAAGACGGCGGAGGAGCACGGGCTGCGGGTGGACGTGCTGTCGCCGGAGCCGTCGGTGCATCGGCTCGCCGAGGCGCTCGCGGAGTTCGGGGCGCGGAGGCGGGGTGCGGCGCTGGAGGCGGGCGAGCATGTGACGCGGCCGTCGGAGAGACGACCGGGGGGTCGTCGCCGCCGCACGACCTGACACTGCGGGAGGGCCCGCGCCCCTGTTCCGGCTGCCGCCGGGGTGGGGGTGCGGGCCCTTTTGCGTGCGGGGCAGGTTCAGCCCGTCCGGCGTGCTCCACGACGGTGGTGCGGCCGGTTCCCGGGGCGCTGCCCCGGACCCCGCGCCTCAATCGCCGGCGGGGCTGGATGTGCGGGCCCAGCCCATGGTGGGGCTGGTTGTGCGGGCAAGTTGAGCCCGTCCGGCGATTGAGGACACGCCCGTAGGGCGTGCCCCACGACGGTGGTGCGGCCGGTTCCCGGGGCGCTGCCCCGGACCCCGCGCCTCAATCGCCGGCGAGGCTGAATGTGCGGGCCCAGCTCCACGGCGAGGCTGGATGTCCGGGCAAGTTCAGCCCGTCCGGCGATTGAGGACACGCCCGCCTCAATCGCCGGCGAGGCGAATGTGCGGGCCGCAGCCCCATGGCGGCGCGGGATGTCCGGGCTCACCCCGAGCGCGTGAGCATCACAACCGCTTCGCGCTGCGCAGCTTCGACGCGTAGTAGCCGTTGCCGTCCAGGCGCGACGTGCCTCCCTTGTCGCCGATCGTCGGGCCGTTCGCCTCCTCGCGGCTCGAGATGAAGATCTTGTGGCCGTCCTCGTCGTTGCCCAGGTACATGCCGATGTGGTCCAGGCGCTGCGCCGTGCGGGCGTCGAGCTTGAAGAAGACCAGGTCGCCCGGCTGGAGCACGTCGATCGAGCTGGGGCGGTCCTTCGGGGTGATGCCCTTCAGGGGGATCACGTCGACGCCCGCCTTCGAGCGGGCCATGCCGTTCGCCGTGCGCGGCAGGCCGTCGCCCGCCTCGTCCGTCGCCATCAGCGGGTAGCGGGCCCGGTAGCCGAAGACCGTACGGATGAAGCCGGAGCAGTCGATGGCCCGGTACTTCGCCGGTTCCGCCGCGAGAGTCGTGCCGTTGCGGAACGTGTACGAGCGGCCCAGGTAGTCGTAGAAGTCCGACTGCTCCAGGCGCAGATCGCCGCCCTCCGGAGTCGCGTTCGGGTTCAGCGGACCGAACGCCGCGTCGCCCGCGTACTGCGTGCCGTCGGCGTCCTTCTTGACCGGTGCCTGGTCGCCGTACTGGAACGCGATGGCGAACAGGTCCTCCTTGCCGCTGCCGTAGTACTCCTTGAACCATTCCTTGAACCACTGCTCGCGCTCGGCACCCTTGCGCCACTCCTCCGGCATCAGCCGGACCCAGTTCTCCGTCACCACCTTGGACTTGGTGGTGGCGGGCTCGGCGAAGGTGCGGCTCGGGCCGGTGAGGGTGGCGGTGCGGGCGCCGTCGGTGAAGGTGGCGAGCACGTCGCCGTCACCGCCGCGCAGCACCGAGCGGGCGGGGTTCTTCAGCCGCTCCCACTTCTGCGACCCGTCGTCGTCGACGCTGCCCGCGTCGACGGGCTTGTCGGTGACCGTCTGGATGGCGGGCGCGTTGGCCTGCTCCTCCTTGCGCAGCTCGATCGTGAAGTATGCGCTGCCTGCCAGCAGCGCGATCACGGTGGCCACGTGCAGTACGGGACGTGTGCGGCTCTTGGACTTGGCGGTCATTCGCTGGCTCCGGATGGGTCGTTCGGCGGACGGGGCGTCACGCGTGCGGCATGAGGCCGAGCAGGATTCCCGCGGTCAGGACGACGTACGTGGTGAGCGTCGCCGATCCGGTCGCGAGAAGCGTGGCGCCCTTGGGCTGGCGCACCAGCTGGTAGGCGATGAGGCCCGGCACGATGAAACCGAGGGTCTGATTGGCGTACAGGAGCGGGAACTCCATCTGGAGCACGATCACCACGGTGGCCTGGAGCAGTACGCCGATGAGCACCACCGCGGCGAACAGCCGCTTGCCGTACAGGATCACGAAGCGCTGGGTGACGAGCGTGAGGACGTACGTCAGCACGGTGACACCGACGACCAGCGCGGCGCGCTGGAGGTCCTCGATGAGCGTCAGGGCCAGCCAGCCCGGCGTGATCATGCCGCCGGGCGACAGGTTGGTGGTCAGGTAGCACAGCAGCGAGAACAGCAGGCCCAGCGCGATACCGATCGCGGCGATCTCGGGGGTGAGGACGGCGGGGATCAACGGGGCTCTCCTGGGTTCTGCCACTGCTGGGGGATCGAGGGGTGCTGCTGCTGGTGGGGGTACGCCTCAGGGTGGTGCTGCCGCGGCCCGGGCCTGCCCTGCACACGGCGCTCCTCGGTGGCGGCGGGCAGGTGCGCGTACGGGTCGAGGTGCTGCACGTACAGCGACATGGTGTGTTCGTGCCGGGCGTGCTCCGGGGTGCCCTCGGGCCCGTCCGGGATGTCGTCGTCGTCCGACTCGTCGGGGGGCAGCTCCGCGAGGTGTTCGAGGAGGACCTCGCCCTGGCCGTGGATGTTGCCGATGGCGACGAGTGAGGAGTTCTCGCCGAGATTGCCGAGGAGTTCGTGCATGAACTCCTCACCGTCACGACCGTCGCCGCCGAGGTCGACGGCGTGCCCACGCCACTCGGCGGGGATGGCGTCGATGGCGCTCTTGGCCGGGTGGCCGATGACGAACACCTTGTCGGGCTGGAGGTCGGGGATGATCTGGCCCATCTGGCCGTTGCGCTCGACACGGTCGGGGCGGCAGTTGATCACGACGTTCAGCGGTCTGTTGATCGCGCCGAGGTCGAGCAGCTGGTTGATGTTCATCAGCGTCGACTCGGGGTCGTTGGCCGCGAAGACGTTGGCGAAGCGCAGCCGCTTGCCGCCGGGTGCGAGGTAGCGCTCGACGGAGAGGACACCCGGGTCCGGCGGTGCGTCGTACATGCCCTGGAGCGCGGTGGCGCGGTCGACACCGAGCAGGTCGGCGACGGTGAGCGCGATGGCCACGTTCTCCTTGAAGGTGAACCAGCTGAAGCCGCGCAGCTCTTCGTCGGAGACCGTCTCGGGGTCGGCGTAGATCAGCTGGCAGTCGCGCTTGTCGGCCTCCTCCTGGAGGACGTCGAAGCGGTCCTTCTCGGCGGTGACGCAGATGCCGCCGTGCGGCATGGAGCGGGACAGCGAGCGCGCGATGTCGTCGAGCGTCGGGCCCATCTCCGCGACATGGTCCTCACGGACGTTGCACAGCACGCCGATCGTGGACTGGATCAGCTTGGACTGGTTGATCTCCTGGAGCGCGGGCATCACGGCCATGCACTCCATGACCAGCGCGTCCGGCCGGTAGGAGGCGGCGCGCCGCACGATGCCGATCTGCTCGACGACGTTCGCGATGCCGAACTTGCGGTAGACCGGCTCCTCGGTGGCGTCGGGGTGGATGAAGCGGGCGGCGGTTCCGGTGGTCTTGGCGACCGTCGTCAGTCCGCCGCCGCGCAACGCGCCCGCGCACAGGCGGGTGATGGAGCTTTTTCCGCGGATGCCGTTGACCAGCACCCGCGTCGGTATCTGGTCGAGGCTGGCGAAGTGCCGCCGCTGCTCGACGATGCCGGCGATCAGCATGATCGTGCAGCAGACGACGAGCACGGTGTAGAGGAAGAGCACGGCGGTTCAGGTCCTTCCGGCCGGGGTGGTGCTGCCGGACACGCCGGCTCCGGCCTCGCGCTTGCGCTGCTCGTGCAGCTGCTGGCGGATGACTTCGAGGCTGCGGGTGACGGCCCCGACCTCGTCGTGGTGGCGCGGGTAGATGACGGTGCGCCGGTCGCCGCCGGCGAGCGCCTCGGCCCGCTGGGCGAGTTCGCGCAGGGGGCGTACGACGATGATGTGCAGCCAGCCGAGGCAGGCGGTGGCGGCCGTGAGACCGAGCAGCCCGGCCAGTACGGTGCGGTTCTGTGCCTCGTACGCCGGGATGGCGAGGCCCTTGGCGGGCTGCCAGCTGACCACGGTCCACTTCAGCGGGGCGGCGGCGCCGCCTCCGTCGAAGGGGGCCGCGGCCGCGATGGTCACGCCTCCGCTGCGGATGACCGTGGCGCTCGGACGGGTGGAGTCGGCCTCCTCGCCGTCGGCCTTCTTCCCGTCGCCGTTCTCGCTGCCGTTCTTGGCGCCGTCCTTGCCGGCCTGCGTGCTGTTGACCTTGGTCACCAGGGCGTCGATCCGGCCCGCCGGCAGCTTGTCGAAGGCCAGGTAGCCGTTGTTGGCGCCGATCACCCGGTGCTTCTCGTCGACGACGCGGATCTGGCCGAGGCCCGGCCGCTTGAGGAGCGCGTTGAGGTAGCCGATGCGCAACTCGCCGACGACGGCCGCGCCCTTGAGGCCGGGGACGGCTGCGTACTCGACGACGATCGGTTCGTTGCCTCCCTCGCCGAGCAGGGCGACGGGCTGCGTGGACGGGCCCTTGCCGCGCGGGTGGCGCGGCTCGGAGCCGGACTTGGCCGTGACGGTGCCGTCCGCGGTGAGCACATAGATCGAGGTGTAGCGGGCGTGCTGGCTGCGGGTCTGCTCCAGCGCCTCGGTCATCGCGGCCGGGGTGGTGCGCTGGTCCAGTACGGACGCCACCGACGTGAGGTCGGCATGGCCCTCGTTGAGCGCGCGGCGGATCCGGTCGGCCAGGGTGTCGGTGCGCTCCCGCTGGTCCTGGACGATCGACTTCGGTACGAGGACGGCGGCTCCGGCCCGGTTGAGCAGCAGCACGAGCGGCACCGCCCAGACGAGCAGCAGGATGCCGCAGACGGCGACGAGCGCGCGCATGCCGATCCTGCCGCGCCGCCCGCGGCGGTCTCCCGCCTCGTGGCGGTCGGACTGCGCAGGCTCGCCGAGCAGCTGGCGGCGCAGCCGTTCCAGGACGGCTCCGATCCGCGAGGCCTCTCCGTACTTGGGCTGGGTCACCGGACGGGTGAGGTCGCCGCGGCTGAGCCGGCGGCTCTCCAGGAAGAGCTGGAGCAGGGGCCGTTGGACGGTGCCGATCAGCAACGCGACCGCGAGGGCGCCGATGAGGAGCAGCGCGCCGGCGGCGGCGATCCAGAAGAAGGAGTCGAGCGCGGCGGCGCGGTTCTCGGTGACGTCGACGAGGGAGACGACGGTCAGGCCGAGTGCGGTCGACTCGGTGCCTTCACCGGGCACCGGGCCGGTCAGGGCGGCGTAGCCGGCGACCGGGCGCTCGGTTCCGTGGGAGTCGCCGAGCAGGCTGCCGCTGACGCCGGGGAAGCCGCCGGAGCCGGGTGCCTTGGACTTGAGCGGGTGCTGGCGGGCCTTGCCGGCCGCTGTCTCGGCGAAGCCGGCGAGGTCCTTGTCGGCGCGTTCGGCGTTCGCGCGCGCCGTGGCGGAGGCGCCGCGGCCGGCGTCGGGCAGACCGTCGCTGCTGAGGACCTGTCCCGAGGCGTCGACCACCGCGATCGCGCGGTCGGCGCCGAGGCTCACACCCGGGAACTTCAGGCTGCTGGAGGCGATGAGCAGCAACTGCGGCCGGTCGGGCCAGGACAGGACGCCGAAGGTCAGCAGGCGCGTCCCGCCGTTCTCCAGCCGGACCATGCGCGGGGCCAGCCCGTCCTTGTCGCCGAGCTTCGTCCGGTCGACGGCGGTCAGCGGCAGGTTCTCACCGCGCTGGGCCTCGAGCCGCCCGGACTTGATCTCGATGACGGCGGTGCCGCTCCACTTCTGGTAGACGCTGCCGAGCTTGTCGAGCACGGTGTCCGCCGAGACGGGCTCGCCCGCGTTGAACATCGCGGTGGTGCGGCCGAGGTCGGTGATGCTCTCGTCGAGCGATGCCCGCAGCGCGATGGCGCCGTCCTCGGCGAAGTACTGCTGCGAGGTGCGTACCGCCTCCGGAACGGGATCGTTGCCGGCGCGTCCGAGCTGGAACGCCGTGAGCGCGGCGATGCAGAGCAGCAGGACGGACAGCACGGCGATGGGGGGTCGTATGCCCCCCAGCAGTGACATGTCCGCCCTGCGGCGGACTTTGTGCCGTCGCTTCGTGCGCGACGCGGCCAACGGAGGCTCCCTCGAAGAACGCTCCGGTGCCCGCGTGGAGTGCCGGAACAAGGTGGGTGGACTGCGTGCCGGGGTCGACGGCACGGTGAGTGTGTGGGGTGGTGCGGTGGCGCGGCGCTACGCCGCGTGGGGGTGACGCGCGCGGCATACCTGCCGGCGCGCACCGGGGCCTGTCATCCGAGCAGACCTGCCAGGGGCCGGGAACGGGGTCCACTGCCGACGCGGGCACCAAGGGTTCCGCGGCAGGACAGGGACGCACACCCTCGTGGGGCGTCACCTGTCCGGGCGGAGGCGCATGGAGCGGCAGTCATGGTCACTCGGATATTTTCATCTGACTATGAGCTCATCAGCTGCAAAGCGGATAACGATTGGCATAACTTTCGGAATTGCCGCTTCCCTCTGCGTGATAGTGGCGTGTATCACGCGAGGCGGCGTACAACCTTCTGACGACAGGAGGGAAGCGCCGCGGGCTCAGTCCGTTTCGAAGGCCGATCTGGAGGACCGGGTCGCCCGCTTCACCGAAGGATTCGGTGCGCGGGGCGGCTACCGGATTCCCACCCGGGGCGAACGTCGCGCCGTCACCGAAGGCGTCGCGCTGGTGCTGGACGGAAAAGAGACCGAGGCCCGCACCCGGCTCGCCGAAGTCGACTTCACCGTACGGACGTTCACCGACACCGTCGGCGGGCGCCGGTTCGCCGAGGTGTCCGACGCCGCGGCCCGTACCGATGGCGCGAACCGGGGCTGGGGCCGGGTCTACATCGACCTGGACGCACCACCGCGCTGGTCGGTGCAGGTGCCGCACCCGATCGCCGACCTCGACACGGAACGCCTGGGAGCACGGGTGTTGCGCGGCACCCCCGGGGGCGTGCTGGTTGTGGCCGGTGCGCACCGTACGGCGGGCAGGGGCGATGCCGCCGACGTGGCCCACCGCACCGACTCCGTCTTCCACGGGGTCGTGTCGGAGCTGATGGACCGCGGGCTGCCGGGGGTGCAACTGCACGGCTTCGCGGACGACTCCTTCCCGCGGTTCGACGCCGTGGTCTCCACCGGCTCCGGCAATCACGCCGTCGCGGACGCCAGAAGGCTCGCGACCGCGTTCGGCTCCGCCGGGCTCAGGGTCTGCCGGGCCTGGGAGCGCGACTGCAAACTGTCCGGCACCGACAATGTGCAGGGGCGGGCCGCGGACCGGGAGGACCGGCGCTTCCTCCATGTGGAGCTGAACACGAGCTCGCGCGCCGACGAGGCCGGTCTCGAGGCGTCGGCGCGGGCGGTCGCGACGGTCGTGGACGGCTGGGCCGGGCCCTGACCGGCCCCGACGGAATGTCGGTACGTGGGGTATTCGGACGGGCGTAGCGTAGGTCCCATGACTGCGTACGGATCCTTCCCCGGGGCCCGGCCGCGGCGGCTGCGGGTCAATCCCGCCATGCGCCGCATGGTCGCCGAGACCCGGCTGCACCCGGCCGACCTGATCCTGCCCGCCTTCGTGCGGGAAGGGATCGGCGAGCCGGTGCCCATCAGCGCGATGCCCGGTGTCGTCCAGCACACCCGCGACACCCTGCGGAAGGCCGCCGTCGAGGCGCGCGAGGCCGGGGTCGCCGGGATCATGCTCTTCGGTGTGCCCGAGGACGCCAAGAAGGACGCCGCCGGGACCGCCGGCACCGACCCGGACGGCATCCTCCAGGTCGCCATCCGCGATGTCCGTGCCGAGGTCGGGGACGAGCTCGTGATCATGTCGGACCTGTGCCTGGACGAGTACACCGACCACGGGCACTGCGGCGTACTGGACGAGCACGGCCGGGTCGACAACGACGCGACGCTGGAGCGGTACGCCGAGATGGCCCAGGTCCAGGCCGACGCCGGCGTCCATGTCGTGGGTCCCAGCGGCATGATGGACGGCCAGGTCGGTGTCGTCCGCGACGCGCTCGACACGATCGGCAAGGAGGACGTGTCGATCCTCGCCTACACCGTGAAGTACTCCTCGGCCTTCTTCGGGCCGTTCCGCGAGGCCGTCGGCTCCTCACTCCAGGGAGACCGCAAGACGTACCAGCAGGACCCCGCCAACCTGCGGGAATCCCTGCGGGAGTTGGCGCTCGACCTCGAAGAGGGCGCCGACATGGTGATGGTGAAGCCCGCGGGCCCCTACCTCGACGTCCTGGCGAAGGTCGCGGAGACCGTGGACGTACCGGTCGCCGCGTACCAGATCAGCGGCGAGTACGCGATGGTCGAGGCCGCGGCCGAGAAGGGCTGGATCGACCGCGAGAAGGCGATCGCGGAGACGCTGCTCGGCATCAAGCGCGCGGGCGCGAGCATGATCCTGACCTACTGGGCGACCGAGGTCGCCCAGGGCCTGAGCGCAACCGGCTGACGCAGCGGCCTGCGGGGAGGCGGCCGGGTTTCACCGGAGGGTGAGGCCCGGACCTCCCCGGTGCGGGCACCGTGTGCCGGTGCGGTTAGAGTCGTTCGCTGTTCGAGGTGCCGGGCTGCCCTCCGGCGAAGCCGGGCACGGGTGCCCTGGCCCCGGAGAACACCGCGCAACGACACCGGAGGACAAGGCGTGACGGGAATGGCAACGGTCACTTTCGTGCTCTCGGGCCTGCTGATCCTCATGGCCTGCGTCAAGGCGGATCGGGTCCGCTCCTGGCGGGAGTCTTGGAATCCCTCGGCCCCGGACGTCTCGGACGGCGCCTTCGTCGCGGCTCGCTTCCTCCTGGTCGCGATGGCCGTCGGCGGAGTCGTCGTCGGAGTGCAGGGCCTCAAGGTCCAGGACGACGTGGGGTGGAGCGACGAC is a genomic window containing:
- a CDS encoding uroporphyrinogen-III synthase; the encoded protein is MSPIANPTSAFSAHGHVTFLGAGPGDPGLLTLRAVEALAGADVLIAEPDVLDVVRGHARASVSTPELTVVDDASTAAGIPVLRDAANLVMEAARGGKRVVRAVTGDPGLDTDTGQEMLACAAEGIPFEVVPGVATAVGVPAYAGVPLRDAQGTDVRFVDARTASERCWTEIGASDGTVVVSSTLETVAAAAGELVAAGRKPDTPLTVTVAGTTTRQRTWTATLGTIAQTLKQAKVLPSPEGHRSVIAVVGERSSAAQRDQLAWFESKPLFGWKVLVPRTKEQAASLSDQLRSYGAVPHEVPTIAVEPPRTPQQMERAVKGLVTGRYEWIAFTSVNAVKAVREKFEEYGLDARAFAGIKVAAVGEQTAAALVDFGVKPDLVPSGEQSAAGLLEDWPPYDPVFDPIDRVFLPRADIATETLVAGLIELGWEVDDVTAYRTVRASPPPADTREAIKGGGFDAVLFTSSSTVRNLVGIAGKPHNVTVIACIGPATAKTAEEHGLRVDVLSPEPSVHRLAEALAEFGARRRGAALEAGEHVTRPSERRPGGRRRRTT
- a CDS encoding C40 family peptidase is translated as MTAKSKSRTRPVLHVATVIALLAGSAYFTIELRKEEQANAPAIQTVTDKPVDAGSVDDDGSQKWERLKNPARSVLRGGDGDVLATFTDGARTATLTGPSRTFAEPATTKSKVVTENWVRLMPEEWRKGAEREQWFKEWFKEYYGSGKEDLFAIAFQYGDQAPVKKDADGTQYAGDAAFGPLNPNATPEGGDLRLEQSDFYDYLGRSYTFRNGTTLAAEPAKYRAIDCSGFIRTVFGYRARYPLMATDEAGDGLPRTANGMARSKAGVDVIPLKGITPKDRPSSIDVLQPGDLVFFKLDARTAQRLDHIGMYLGNDEDGHKIFISSREEANGPTIGDKGGTSRLDGNGYYASKLRSAKRL
- a CDS encoding poly-gamma-glutamate biosynthesis protein PgsC/CapC, with translation MIPAVLTPEIAAIGIALGLLFSLLCYLTTNLSPGGMITPGWLALTLIEDLQRAALVVGVTVLTYVLTLVTQRFVILYGKRLFAAVVLIGVLLQATVVIVLQMEFPLLYANQTLGFIVPGLIAYQLVRQPKGATLLATGSATLTTYVVLTAGILLGLMPHA
- the pgsB gene encoding poly-gamma-glutamate synthase PgsB, whose translation is MLFLYTVLVVCCTIMLIAGIVEQRRHFASLDQIPTRVLVNGIRGKSSITRLCAGALRGGGLTTVAKTTGTAARFIHPDATEEPVYRKFGIANVVEQIGIVRRAASYRPDALVMECMAVMPALQEINQSKLIQSTIGVLCNVREDHVAEMGPTLDDIARSLSRSMPHGGICVTAEKDRFDVLQEEADKRDCQLIYADPETVSDEELRGFSWFTFKENVAIALTVADLLGVDRATALQGMYDAPPDPGVLSVERYLAPGGKRLRFANVFAANDPESTLMNINQLLDLGAINRPLNVVINCRPDRVERNGQMGQIIPDLQPDKVFVIGHPAKSAIDAIPAEWRGHAVDLGGDGRDGEEFMHELLGNLGENSSLVAIGNIHGQGEVLLEHLAELPPDESDDDDIPDGPEGTPEHARHEHTMSLYVQHLDPYAHLPAATEERRVQGRPGPRQHHPEAYPHQQQHPSIPQQWQNPGEPR
- a CDS encoding HAMP domain-containing protein, whose product is MSLLGGIRPPIAVLSVLLLCIAALTAFQLGRAGNDPVPEAVRTSQQYFAEDGAIALRASLDESITDLGRTTAMFNAGEPVSADTVLDKLGSVYQKWSGTAVIEIKSGRLEAQRGENLPLTAVDRTKLGDKDGLAPRMVRLENGGTRLLTFGVLSWPDRPQLLLIASSSLKFPGVSLGADRAIAVVDASGQVLSSDGLPDAGRGASATARANAERADKDLAGFAETAAGKARQHPLKSKAPGSGGFPGVSGSLLGDSHGTERPVAGYAALTGPVPGEGTESTALGLTVVSLVDVTENRAAALDSFFWIAAAGALLLIGALAVALLIGTVQRPLLQLFLESRRLSRGDLTRPVTQPKYGEASRIGAVLERLRRQLLGEPAQSDRHEAGDRRGRRGRIGMRALVAVCGILLLVWAVPLVLLLNRAGAAVLVPKSIVQDQRERTDTLADRIRRALNEGHADLTSVASVLDQRTTPAAMTEALEQTRSQHARYTSIYVLTADGTVTAKSGSEPRHPRGKGPSTQPVALLGEGGNEPIVVEYAAVPGLKGAAVVGELRIGYLNALLKRPGLGQIRVVDEKHRVIGANNGYLAFDKLPAGRIDALVTKVNSTQAGKDGAKNGSENGDGKKADGEEADSTRPSATVIRSGGVTIAAAAPFDGGGAAAPLKWTVVSWQPAKGLAIPAYEAQNRTVLAGLLGLTAATACLGWLHIIVVRPLRELAQRAEALAGGDRRTVIYPRHHDEVGAVTRSLEVIRQQLHEQRKREAGAGVSGSTTPAGRT
- the hemB gene encoding porphobilinogen synthase, with product MTAYGSFPGARPRRLRVNPAMRRMVAETRLHPADLILPAFVREGIGEPVPISAMPGVVQHTRDTLRKAAVEAREAGVAGIMLFGVPEDAKKDAAGTAGTDPDGILQVAIRDVRAEVGDELVIMSDLCLDEYTDHGHCGVLDEHGRVDNDATLERYAEMAQVQADAGVHVVGPSGMMDGQVGVVRDALDTIGKEDVSILAYTVKYSSAFFGPFREAVGSSLQGDRKTYQQDPANLRESLRELALDLEEGADMVMVKPAGPYLDVLAKVAETVDVPVAAYQISGEYAMVEAAAEKGWIDREKAIAETLLGIKRAGASMILTYWATEVAQGLSATG